The following proteins are co-located in the Trichormus variabilis 0441 genome:
- a CDS encoding DUF952 domain-containing protein, with the protein MNTILHITKRQQWEQAKNIGIYHADSLDAEGFIHSSQATQILKVANRFFHHQTELVLLFIDSDKVKPEIRYEAADGDLFPHIYGELNLDAVYQVIDFEPGENGLFELPPEVVSLG; encoded by the coding sequence ATGAATACTATTCTTCACATCACCAAACGTCAACAATGGGAACAAGCCAAAAATATCGGCATCTACCATGCTGATTCGCTGGATGCGGAAGGATTTATTCACTCTTCTCAAGCAACACAAATCCTCAAGGTTGCTAATAGGTTTTTTCATCACCAAACGGAATTAGTATTACTTTTTATCGACTCTGATAAAGTTAAACCAGAAATTCGTTATGAGGCGGCTGATGGTGATTTATTTCCCCATATTTATGGCGAGTTGAATCTTGATGCTGTGTATCAAGTGATTGATTTTGAGCCTGGGGAAAATGGGTTGTTTGAGTTGCCACCAGAGGTTGTAAGTTTAGGATAG
- a CDS encoding DUF4089 domain-containing protein: MEMKDQVLGVYVEQTALLLDLPIKNEYRDGVVANFERIRAIAQLVNSFPLPEAIEPAPVFEP; encoded by the coding sequence ATGGAAATGAAAGATCAAGTGTTGGGTGTATATGTTGAACAAACGGCGTTGCTGTTGGATTTGCCGATAAAAAATGAGTATCGGGATGGAGTGGTGGCAAATTTTGAGAGAATAAGAGCGATCGCTCAACTTGTTAACTCATTTCCACTACCAGAAGCAATAGAACCCGCCCCTGTCTTTGAACCATGA